A single Desulfobaculum xiamenense DNA region contains:
- a CDS encoding OmpA family protein — MRIHHLALAILLVGFSYGCQPKGPDVQPHIANTPRVATAPTTPIRKLQVDTLPLTAQREWQDRVNRLERLVAMLKIGNKPEVSSFQVEPGVIDGINHATPVIRIRFDSAVFFAFDSDKPRKDCEGILELMSEMMKRDMPDTQLLLLGHTDSRGTQGYNMALSLRRATNVMKALLTRGVRTRQMSTVAIGEMQPVASNKTTEGRARNRRVEFLLSSSLQANLNVVSEVDFCATCIEEQDHGSVTIREKSTSIAEDESRKGINDLQVMQLTDEHRIAPLEGTLETAKHKSVQTYLTNHKSIEVY; from the coding sequence ATGCGCATTCATCATCTCGCACTCGCCATTCTCCTTGTCGGGTTCTCTTACGGCTGCCAACCGAAAGGCCCCGACGTACAGCCGCACATTGCCAACACGCCACGCGTCGCGACTGCCCCCACAACACCGATTCGAAAACTTCAAGTCGACACGCTCCCGCTGACAGCGCAACGAGAATGGCAAGACCGTGTCAACCGTCTGGAGCGACTCGTTGCCATGCTAAAAATCGGGAACAAACCGGAAGTCAGCAGCTTTCAGGTTGAGCCTGGCGTAATCGACGGCATCAATCATGCGACACCCGTAATCCGGATTCGATTCGACAGCGCTGTCTTTTTCGCATTCGACTCTGACAAACCACGCAAGGATTGCGAAGGAATACTGGAGCTCATGTCGGAGATGATGAAGCGTGACATGCCAGACACTCAACTCCTGCTCCTTGGGCATACCGACAGCAGGGGGACACAAGGATACAACATGGCGCTTTCACTGCGCAGGGCAACGAACGTCATGAAGGCCCTCCTCACGCGAGGGGTCCGCACCCGTCAAATGTCCACGGTAGCAATTGGCGAAATGCAACCCGTCGCGTCAAACAAGACCACCGAGGGACGCGCTAGGAATCGGCGAGTCGAATTTCTCCTCTCCTCAAGCTTGCAGGCCAACCTTAACGTCGTCAGCGAGGTGGACTTCTGTGCCACCTGCATCGAAGAGCAAGATCATGGCTCAGTCACCATACGCGAGAAATCTACGTCCATCGCGGAGGACGAATCTCGAAAAGGGATAAACGACCTCCAAGTAATGCAGCTCACGGATGAGCACAGGATCGCACCCCTAGAGGGAACACTGGAAACAGCTAAACACAAAAGCGTCCAAACATATCTTACCAACCATAAAAGCATCGAAGTATATTAA
- a CDS encoding efflux RND transporter permease subunit, which produces MGSVVRLTIERSRMTIFLLVVLVLAGVGVYFDQARQEDPEITIRKAQVVVRFPGLPPERVEKLLVQPIEEAIKTIPEVENIESMSMTGMGIIMPEVGDAYFDLAPIWADLRNKMDDLAPSLPQGTQGPMVNDDFGRVAVITLALTGDGFSPREFRWMAREMRDQLVNVPLVAKVDLYGIQDERIWLEFDPVRLNRIGMQPAVLISELQRRNVILPGGSVAASGMKIIIQPTGSFDTLDDIRGVPIPVSGGGTVYLGDLCEVRRGYVDPPKAPVLYNGRPAVVLALSMVANSNIAELARNVEAVMPGIRADLPLGMELSVINYQPDLVAEAVAGATENLFQTIGVVLVVVMVFLGWRTGLIVGTGIPLTVMVVLVGMSMWDVAIHRISIAAIIVALGLLVDNGIVMAEDIQRRLSLDPDRMKAATEAARSLAVPLLISSLTTVLAFLPLMLAENTSGEFLASLTQVVILALLGSWFLCISVIPAFCYWFLPAPAEGHGGEERPTGRAYVFYERILKAALRQRVLVVVAIFAAVAGSLVLMGGVKQRNMPPSERNQFTISLSLPAGSEVAETMRVAGRLADFLSDSERNPEITGNVAYIASGGPRFFLALQPPDPLENSAFLVVNVRDYAEMTGVMERVEDYMAEQLPEARGRTETLFLGASPIGTVEVQITGPDVAALQVLSEKVLDVYRAVPGVIGLRSDWENPVLSVRVEVDQELATRAGLSSESIARTLSATLDGYGVSEFREGENVIPLLVRSHGGSRTTLDELRSVEFYSDALGTSVSLPQVAKLRGVVEPSIIRRLDQKRTVTIAARHPDMSSMDLYRALQPGLDAIDLPEGYALAPAGEVVDSAESQGELFKYAPHCLLGILALLILQFNTFRDPLLVMSTIPLILVGSVLGLLAFNAHFEFPALLGIFSLAGILINNSIVMIDRINQERAEGVSVREAVVSAALIRVRPIIITTTTTVVGLIPLALLGGEFWYAMSIVIMCGLAVGTLMTLFFVPVTYSLLHPERAA; this is translated from the coding sequence ATGGGTTCCGTGGTTCGCCTTACCATCGAACGGTCGCGGATGACCATCTTTCTGCTCGTCGTGCTCGTGCTGGCGGGAGTTGGCGTGTATTTCGATCAGGCCCGGCAGGAGGATCCGGAGATCACCATCCGCAAGGCGCAGGTCGTGGTGCGTTTTCCGGGGCTGCCGCCCGAGCGCGTGGAGAAGCTCCTCGTGCAGCCCATCGAGGAAGCCATCAAGACCATCCCCGAGGTGGAAAACATCGAGTCCATGTCCATGACTGGTATGGGCATCATCATGCCCGAGGTGGGCGACGCGTATTTCGACCTCGCCCCCATTTGGGCCGATTTGCGCAACAAGATGGACGACCTCGCCCCGAGTCTGCCGCAGGGCACGCAGGGGCCGATGGTCAACGACGATTTCGGTCGGGTGGCCGTCATCACCCTCGCCCTGACCGGCGACGGATTCAGCCCCCGCGAATTTCGTTGGATGGCCCGCGAAATGCGCGACCAACTGGTCAACGTGCCGCTGGTGGCCAAGGTTGACCTCTACGGCATTCAGGACGAGCGCATCTGGCTGGAATTCGACCCCGTGCGGCTGAACCGCATCGGCATGCAGCCTGCGGTCCTCATCTCCGAATTGCAACGGCGAAACGTCATCCTGCCCGGCGGCAGCGTGGCCGCGTCGGGCATGAAGATCATCATCCAGCCCACGGGCAGTTTCGACACGCTGGACGACATCCGGGGCGTGCCCATTCCCGTGTCCGGCGGCGGTACCGTGTACCTTGGCGACCTGTGCGAGGTGCGGCGCGGATACGTCGATCCGCCCAAGGCTCCCGTGCTTTACAACGGACGTCCGGCCGTGGTGCTGGCGCTGTCCATGGTGGCGAATTCCAACATCGCGGAGCTGGCCCGCAACGTCGAGGCGGTCATGCCCGGCATCCGGGCCGATCTGCCGCTCGGCATGGAGCTGTCCGTCATCAACTACCAGCCGGACCTCGTGGCCGAGGCCGTGGCCGGAGCCACCGAAAACCTGTTCCAGACCATCGGCGTGGTGCTGGTGGTGGTCATGGTCTTTTTGGGCTGGCGCACCGGCCTCATCGTCGGCACGGGCATTCCGCTCACGGTCATGGTGGTGCTGGTGGGCATGTCCATGTGGGACGTCGCCATCCATCGCATTTCCATTGCGGCCATCATCGTGGCGCTTGGCCTGTTGGTGGATAACGGCATCGTCATGGCCGAGGACATCCAACGCAGGCTGAGCCTCGATCCGGACCGCATGAAGGCCGCTACGGAGGCGGCGCGCTCGCTGGCCGTGCCGCTGCTGATCAGTTCGCTGACCACGGTCCTCGCCTTCCTGCCGCTCATGCTGGCCGAGAACACATCCGGTGAATTTCTCGCCTCGCTGACGCAGGTGGTCATCCTCGCGCTTTTGGGCTCGTGGTTTCTGTGCATCAGCGTGATTCCCGCCTTCTGCTACTGGTTTCTGCCCGCGCCAGCAGAGGGCCACGGCGGGGAGGAGCGCCCGACGGGCCGGGCCTATGTCTTCTACGAGCGGATTCTCAAGGCCGCCCTGCGGCAGCGGGTGCTGGTGGTCGTGGCGATATTCGCCGCGGTGGCCGGATCGCTGGTGCTCATGGGCGGCGTGAAGCAGCGCAATATGCCGCCGTCGGAGCGCAACCAGTTCACCATCTCCCTGTCGCTTCCGGCCGGGAGCGAGGTCGCGGAGACCATGCGCGTGGCCGGGCGGCTGGCGGATTTCCTGTCGGATTCCGAGCGCAATCCGGAGATCACTGGAAACGTGGCCTACATCGCCTCGGGCGGGCCGCGCTTCTTCCTTGCCCTTCAGCCGCCGGACCCGCTGGAGAACAGCGCCTTCCTCGTCGTCAACGTGCGTGATTACGCGGAGATGACGGGCGTCATGGAGCGCGTGGAGGACTACATGGCCGAGCAGCTTCCCGAGGCGCGCGGGCGCACGGAGACGCTGTTCCTCGGCGCGTCGCCCATCGGTACCGTGGAGGTGCAGATCACCGGCCCGGACGTGGCGGCGTTGCAGGTGCTGTCCGAAAAGGTGCTCGACGTCTACCGCGCCGTGCCCGGCGTGATCGGTCTGCGTAGCGACTGGGAGAACCCCGTGCTGTCCGTGCGGGTGGAGGTGGATCAGGAGTTGGCGACGCGGGCCGGGTTGTCCAGCGAGAGCATCGCCCGGACGCTTTCTGCCACGCTGGACGGTTACGGCGTGTCCGAGTTCCGGGAGGGCGAGAACGTCATCCCGCTTCTGGTTCGTTCCCACGGCGGTTCGCGGACAACGCTCGACGAACTGCGCTCCGTGGAGTTCTATTCCGATGCGCTGGGGACCTCGGTGTCCCTGCCGCAGGTGGCGAAGCTGCGTGGCGTGGTGGAGCCGAGCATCATCCGGCGTCTGGACCAGAAGCGCACCGTGACCATTGCGGCCCGGCATCCGGATATGAGTTCCATGGATCTCTATCGGGCCTTGCAGCCGGGGCTGGACGCCATCGACCTGCCGGAGGGCTACGCCCTTGCCCCGGCGGGCGAGGTGGTGGACTCCGCCGAATCGCAGGGCGAGCTGTTCAAGTACGCTCCGCACTGCCTGCTGGGCATCCTTGCGCTACTCATCCTGCAATTCAATACGTTCAGGGACCCGCTTCTGGTGATGTCCACCATTCCGCTCATTCTCGTCGGCTCGGTGCTGGGGCTTTTGGCCTTCAACGCGCATTTCGAGTTTCCGGCGCTTCTGGGCATCTTTTCGCTGGCGGGCATCCTCATCAATAACAGCATCGTGATGATCGACCGCATCAATCAGGAGCGCGCGGAGGGAGTCTCCGTGCGCGAGGCCGTGGTGTCTGCGGCGCTCATCCGCGTGCGGCCCATCATCATCACCACCACGACGACGGTGGTCGGCCTCATCCCGCTGGCGCTTCTCGGCGGCGAGTTCTGGTACGCCATGTCCATCGTCATCATGTGCGGGCTGGCCGTGGGCACGCTCATGACGCTCTTCTTCGTGCCGGTGACCTATTCGCTGCTGCATCCGGAGCGTGCGGCATGA
- a CDS encoding efflux RND transporter periplasmic adaptor subunit gives MMMSVLKKTKYSMMVRMFAAVFVSLLLAGCSEPPAPAVSRIPAVKTQVVAGQGWNVSRTFSAVVEAGESTRLAFPMKGTVAEVNAEIGDSVEAGKVLAALDPVPFDNAVRSASAQVRSAQSSLLQATEQYRRLQTLYGQGIVPKAELDKVRDARIGAESSLDLARTQLENAREDRRRTSIVAPFSGRISARSVERYAEVNPGDVVFELVGLSGLKGRALVPEGVVRELHVGGEATVSFPTLPGVGLKGTISEIGAVTEAGNAFPVYVTLDEGETRSAGILVGMAASVSFRMQGAGGQPVFLVPVSALAMTDLPRLSSEGGTGGRAPIYIFDAEAGKVSLRLVEVQGMQGNLLAVSSGLTQGEEVVVAGASFLKDGMEARRWVPETPREEIDFVTRGTQPEKEN, from the coding sequence ATGATGATGTCAGTGTTGAAAAAGACGAAGTATTCCATGATGGTGCGCATGTTTGCGGCCGTTTTTGTCAGCCTGCTTCTCGCTGGCTGTTCCGAGCCGCCAGCGCCTGCCGTGTCGCGCATTCCTGCCGTGAAGACGCAGGTCGTTGCTGGGCAGGGGTGGAATGTGTCGCGCACGTTTTCCGCCGTGGTCGAAGCCGGTGAATCCACCCGTCTCGCCTTTCCCATGAAGGGGACCGTGGCCGAGGTGAATGCCGAGATCGGCGATTCTGTCGAGGCCGGGAAGGTGCTTGCCGCCCTTGATCCCGTGCCCTTCGACAATGCCGTGCGTTCAGCCAGCGCGCAGGTGCGCTCGGCCCAGTCGTCACTGTTGCAGGCCACGGAGCAGTATCGCAGGCTCCAGACCCTCTACGGGCAGGGCATCGTGCCCAAGGCGGAACTCGACAAGGTGCGCGACGCGCGCATCGGGGCCGAGAGTTCGCTGGATCTCGCCCGCACGCAGCTTGAAAATGCCCGCGAGGATCGGCGGCGCACGAGCATCGTCGCGCCGTTTTCCGGCCGCATCTCCGCGCGTAGTGTCGAGCGCTACGCCGAGGTCAATCCCGGCGATGTCGTTTTCGAACTGGTGGGCCTGTCCGGTCTGAAGGGCAGGGCGCTGGTGCCCGAGGGTGTTGTGCGTGAACTGCACGTGGGCGGCGAGGCCACCGTGTCCTTCCCGACGCTGCCGGGCGTGGGGCTGAAGGGAACCATTTCCGAGATCGGTGCGGTGACCGAGGCCGGGAACGCCTTCCCCGTCTATGTGACCCTCGACGAGGGCGAGACGCGTTCGGCGGGCATTCTCGTCGGCATGGCGGCTTCGGTGAGCTTCCGCATGCAGGGTGCGGGCGGGCAGCCCGTGTTTCTCGTCCCCGTGTCCGCGCTGGCCATGACCGATCTGCCGCGTCTGTCCTCCGAGGGCGGAACCGGCGGGCGCGCGCCCATCTATATCTTCGACGCCGAGGCCGGAAAGGTGAGCCTGCGGCTGGTGGAGGTGCAGGGTATGCAGGGCAATCTGCTCGCCGTGTCGTCCGGTCTGACGCAGGGCGAGGAGGTTGTGGTGGCCGGGGCGAGCTTCCTCAAGGACGGCATGGAGGCCCGGCGCTGGGTGCCGGAAACCCCGCGCGAGGAGATCGACTTCGTCACGCGCGGCACGCAGCCGGAGAAGGAGAACTAG
- a CDS encoding nitroreductase family protein — translation MQEFESPIIIDAEKCVACGLCAKDCPLGVIVVDKEAGSAAPHPKRAERCFACGHCMAVCPTGAIRLSRFGGREAIPVRSELAVTLDQVEQFMRSRRSVRAFKAQALERAVLERLMGVTAYAPSGHNERKVEWAVVATPEAVQTVSRMVADWMQLKVDEKHPLVQSLHLRGVVRACRAGADLICRNAPALALAHAPREGATPAEDAVIAASHVELAAHAAGLGACWAGYVTHAVNGHQPLAEYLGIPEGHVVYATLMLGHPAVRYAAIPPREMGGVNWVE, via the coding sequence ATGCAAGAATTTGAATCCCCCATCATCATAGATGCCGAAAAGTGTGTCGCCTGCGGGCTGTGCGCCAAGGATTGCCCGCTGGGCGTGATTGTCGTGGACAAGGAGGCCGGTTCGGCCGCTCCGCATCCCAAGCGGGCGGAGCGCTGTTTCGCGTGCGGCCACTGCATGGCCGTGTGCCCCACCGGAGCCATCCGCCTTTCGCGGTTCGGCGGCCGCGAGGCCATCCCCGTGCGGAGCGAACTGGCTGTGACTCTCGATCAGGTCGAGCAGTTCATGCGTTCGCGGCGGTCCGTGCGCGCCTTCAAGGCGCAGGCTCTGGAACGCGCTGTGCTGGAGCGCCTCATGGGCGTGACGGCTTATGCTCCGTCCGGTCACAACGAGCGCAAGGTGGAGTGGGCCGTGGTGGCCACGCCCGAGGCCGTGCAGACCGTCTCCCGCATGGTGGCGGACTGGATGCAGCTGAAGGTTGATGAGAAGCACCCGCTGGTGCAGTCCCTGCACTTGCGTGGCGTGGTGCGGGCCTGTAGGGCCGGGGCGGATCTCATCTGCCGCAATGCGCCCGCGCTGGCGCTGGCTCATGCCCCGCGCGAGGGAGCGACTCCGGCGGAGGACGCCGTCATCGCCGCGAGCCACGTGGAACTGGCCGCCCATGCCGCCGGTCTTGGCGCATGCTGGGCCGGGTACGTGACCCACGCCGTGAACGGCCACCAGCCGCTGGCGGAGTACCTCGGCATTCCCGAGGGGCACGTGGTTTACGCCACGCTGATGCTCGGGCATCCCGCCGTGCGCTACGCGGCCATCCCCCCGCGCGAGATGGGCGGCGTGAACTGGGTGGAATAG